From Cellulomonas fimi ATCC 484, a single genomic window includes:
- a CDS encoding demethylmenaquinone methyltransferase — MSRASLEKDPRDVQRMFDAVAHRYDLTNDVISLGQDRAWRKATLAALRAEPGETVLDLAAGTGTSAEPLADAGVRVVACDLSLGMLEVGKRRRPDLAFVAGDALHLPFADASFDAVTMSFGLRNVADVPGALAELLRVTRPGGRLVVCEFSRPTWKPFRTVYSNYLMRALPPVARAVSKEPEAYVYLAESIREWPDQQALGLLVKRAGWSQVAYRNLSGGIVALHRGTRPE, encoded by the coding sequence ATGTCCCGCGCCAGCCTCGAGAAGGACCCTCGCGACGTGCAGCGCATGTTCGACGCGGTCGCCCATCGCTACGACCTGACGAACGACGTCATCTCGCTCGGGCAGGACCGCGCGTGGCGCAAGGCCACGCTGGCCGCGCTGCGGGCCGAGCCGGGCGAGACGGTGCTCGACCTCGCCGCGGGCACGGGCACGTCCGCGGAGCCGCTCGCGGACGCGGGCGTGCGGGTCGTCGCGTGCGACCTGTCGCTCGGGATGCTCGAGGTCGGCAAGCGCCGCCGGCCGGACCTGGCGTTCGTCGCCGGGGACGCGCTGCACCTGCCGTTCGCGGACGCGTCGTTCGACGCGGTGACGATGTCGTTCGGCCTGCGCAACGTCGCCGACGTGCCGGGGGCGCTCGCGGAGCTGCTGCGTGTGACGCGTCCGGGCGGGCGCCTGGTGGTGTGCGAGTTCTCGCGGCCGACGTGGAAGCCGTTCCGGACGGTGTACTCGAACTACCTCATGCGGGCCCTGCCGCCCGTCGCGCGCGCGGTGTCGAAGGAGCCCGAGGCGTACGTGTACCTCGCGGAGTCGATCCGCGAGTGGCCCGACCAGCAGGCGCTCGGGCTGCTCGTGAAGCGCGCGGGCTGGTCGCAGGTGGCGTACCGCAACCTGTCGGGCGGCATCGTGGCGCTGCACCGCGGGACCCGTCCGGAGTGA
- a CDS encoding DUF3048 domain-containing protein, translated as MTGTTRATAGRHGRARAATRWAVPLLGAVLALAACGDGSQQPSPTSVTQRADVGADKGAAPAPVVPPTWPLTGVEGEPVERAALGVKVENTAVARPQTGLEQADVVWETIVEFDVSRLIAVFHSQVPAEVGPIRSVRPMDPVILAPTHGLIVFSGGQPGILALVPASGLQAISHDAGADGLYRTRDRAAPHNVYGTPEVFWAQADSSHQASPGEQFTFARTAERSAAVRSGTPAALLDFRLSAASNPRWSWDAGTGTWLRSEGQSPATARSGQRLSAVNVVSVTAPHPNTQFGAQGGAPVPTYELVGSGEGVVATGGKTVAVRWQKDAQDAPLRLFLPDGSPADLAPGNTWVELVPEGSGSLTVS; from the coding sequence GTGACGGGGACGACGCGAGCGACGGCAGGGCGGCACGGACGAGCACGCGCGGCGACGCGGTGGGCCGTGCCGCTGCTGGGCGCGGTCCTCGCGCTCGCGGCCTGCGGCGACGGCTCCCAGCAGCCGTCGCCGACCTCGGTGACGCAGCGCGCGGACGTCGGTGCCGACAAGGGGGCTGCGCCGGCCCCCGTGGTGCCGCCGACGTGGCCGCTGACCGGGGTCGAGGGCGAGCCCGTGGAGCGGGCCGCGCTCGGCGTCAAGGTCGAGAACACGGCCGTCGCCCGGCCGCAGACGGGACTCGAGCAGGCGGACGTCGTCTGGGAGACGATCGTCGAGTTCGACGTCTCGCGCCTGATCGCGGTGTTCCACTCCCAGGTGCCGGCCGAGGTCGGGCCGATCCGCTCCGTGCGCCCGATGGACCCGGTGATCCTCGCGCCCACACACGGCCTCATCGTCTTCTCGGGCGGCCAGCCCGGGATCCTCGCGCTCGTGCCCGCGAGCGGCCTGCAGGCGATCTCGCACGATGCGGGCGCCGACGGCCTGTACCGCACGCGGGACCGCGCAGCGCCGCACAACGTCTACGGCACGCCCGAGGTGTTCTGGGCGCAGGCGGACTCCTCGCACCAGGCGTCGCCGGGCGAGCAGTTCACGTTCGCGCGTACCGCCGAGCGCTCCGCGGCGGTCCGTTCGGGCACCCCGGCCGCGCTGCTCGACTTCCGGCTCTCGGCCGCGTCCAACCCGCGCTGGTCGTGGGACGCGGGCACGGGCACGTGGCTGCGTTCGGAGGGGCAGTCGCCGGCGACGGCCCGCTCGGGGCAGCGGCTGTCCGCGGTCAACGTCGTGTCGGTCACGGCGCCGCACCCCAACACGCAGTTCGGTGCGCAGGGCGGTGCCCCCGTGCCGACGTACGAGCTGGTCGGGTCCGGGGAGGGCGTCGTCGCCACCGGCGGGAAGACGGTCGCGGTCCGTTGGCAGAAGGACGCGCAGGACGCGCCGCTGCGGCTGTTCCTGCCCGACGGCAGCCCGGCCGATCTGGCCCCGGGCAACACGTGGGTCGAGCTGGTCCCGGAGGGGTCGGGCTCGCTGACGGTGTCCTGA
- a CDS encoding trypsin-like peptidase domain-containing protein produces the protein MTSTPEQRPDDTHPQAQPTQPIPPLGETQPLPSLPAAHPTNPFTPPHPAAPGPVHAEAERARREAEARRVAAAHEHAQREAAERARWAAAQQAHAPAQPVPVGHVPAADPAAHAPGQHLAAPYGLPTSPYGPVRADASGVPPYGPTAAHPGGAGPRRRRTWVPVVSVAAATALVAAGATAGIAHVLQDDDAAPRAASLADVGSSRNEAVPVAGSSDDAPDWEAVAKAVAPSVVAIEVATGQGGAQGSGVIIDDDGHVVTNNHVVAGAQDGKVQVTVTDGRLFEATVVGTDPTTDLAVVRIEDAPDDLRAAALGDSSKVVVGQSVMAVGNPLGLANTVTTGIVSAVDRPVSTSAQDGSQATVTNAIQIDAAVNPGNSGGPLFDAQGRVIGINSSIATLSQASGSIGLGFAIPVDLVKNIAGQLIDDGTAEHAFLGVSLADGTATADGVTRRGAVVQEVSDGSPAAEADLQADDVVVAIDGDPVGGAESLTAYVRALAAGDQVTLTVVRDGSTTEVDVTLATRQEQAPSTEQPQEQQGGQGQQGPDELPGGMTPEDLWRWFQGQGQG, from the coding sequence ATGACGAGCACCCCTGAGCAGCGCCCGGACGACACGCACCCGCAGGCACAGCCGACGCAGCCGATCCCGCCGCTGGGCGAGACGCAGCCGCTGCCGTCGCTGCCGGCCGCGCACCCCACCAACCCGTTCACGCCGCCGCACCCGGCGGCCCCGGGCCCCGTGCACGCCGAGGCCGAGCGTGCCCGCCGCGAGGCCGAGGCGCGCCGCGTCGCCGCCGCGCACGAGCACGCGCAGCGCGAGGCCGCCGAGCGTGCCCGCTGGGCGGCCGCGCAGCAGGCGCACGCCCCCGCGCAGCCGGTGCCCGTCGGCCACGTGCCGGCGGCGGACCCGGCGGCGCACGCGCCGGGGCAGCACCTCGCCGCTCCGTACGGGCTCCCCACGAGTCCGTACGGCCCCGTGCGTGCCGACGCCTCGGGCGTCCCGCCCTACGGCCCGACGGCGGCCCACCCCGGCGGCGCCGGCCCGCGCCGGCGTCGGACCTGGGTCCCGGTCGTCTCGGTCGCGGCGGCGACCGCGCTCGTCGCGGCGGGCGCGACCGCGGGCATCGCGCACGTGCTGCAGGACGACGACGCCGCGCCGCGGGCCGCGTCGCTCGCCGACGTCGGCTCGTCGCGCAACGAGGCCGTCCCCGTCGCGGGATCGTCCGACGACGCGCCCGACTGGGAGGCGGTCGCGAAGGCCGTCGCTCCGTCGGTGGTCGCGATCGAGGTCGCGACCGGCCAGGGCGGTGCGCAGGGCTCGGGCGTGATCATCGACGACGACGGCCACGTCGTCACGAACAACCACGTCGTCGCGGGTGCGCAGGACGGCAAGGTCCAGGTGACGGTGACCGACGGGCGCCTGTTCGAGGCGACCGTGGTGGGCACCGACCCGACGACGGACCTCGCGGTCGTCCGCATCGAGGACGCGCCCGACGACCTGCGGGCCGCGGCCCTCGGGGACTCCTCGAAGGTCGTCGTCGGCCAGTCCGTGATGGCGGTCGGCAACCCGCTGGGGCTGGCGAACACGGTGACGACCGGCATCGTGTCCGCCGTCGACCGGCCGGTCTCGACGTCCGCGCAGGACGGCAGCCAGGCGACCGTCACCAACGCGATCCAGATCGACGCCGCGGTCAACCCGGGCAACTCCGGCGGGCCGCTGTTCGACGCGCAGGGGCGGGTCATCGGCATCAACTCGTCGATCGCGACGCTGTCGCAGGCGTCGGGGTCGATCGGCCTCGGCTTCGCGATCCCCGTCGACCTCGTGAAGAACATCGCCGGGCAGCTCATCGACGACGGCACCGCGGAGCACGCGTTCCTCGGCGTCTCGCTCGCGGACGGCACGGCGACGGCCGACGGCGTGACCCGGCGCGGCGCGGTCGTGCAGGAGGTCTCGGACGGCTCGCCCGCTGCCGAGGCGGACCTGCAGGCGGACGACGTGGTCGTCGCGATCGACGGCGACCCGGTCGGCGGCGCGGAGTCCCTCACGGCGTACGTGCGTGCGCTCGCGGCGGGCGACCAGGTGACGCTCACCGTGGTCCGTGACGGGAGCACGACCGAGGTCGACGTGACCCTCGCGACGCGGCAGGAGCAGGCGCCGAGCACCGAGCAGCCGCAGGAGCAGCAGGGCGGCCAGGGCCAGCAGGGCCCGGACGAGCTGCCCGGCGGCATGACCCCCGAGGACCTGTGGCGGTGGTTCCAGGGGCAGGGCCAGGGCTGA
- a CDS encoding DUF3048 domain-containing protein — protein MPVAPIRASSRRHAVLLSGALVLALAACSGGPTAPEPETVSQHADVAVAKAAAPAPVVPPRWPLTGQSADAVVERPALAVKIENPKEVRPQTGLDQADVVWEQVVEGGITRFVAVYHSQVPEEIGPIRSVRPMDPAIAAPLRGIVAFSGGQQAFVRELGAAGLQLMSQDGGAAGFYRKKGVAPAPHNVYATPQTFWDAADADHAASPPAQFTFARTAERASAVLAGTPANELEVRMSGYSRPRWTFDTASGTWLRSEGDTPATARSGARLAAANVVALEVRLVDSGTKDPAGNPVPETVLVGSGEGVVVSQGRSLAVTWSKTSTDAVLTLAAPDGSPVALAPGVTWVELVPESSGTITVS, from the coding sequence GTGCCCGTCGCCCCGATCCGCGCGTCGTCCCGGCGCCACGCCGTCCTGCTGTCCGGTGCCCTCGTGCTCGCGCTCGCCGCCTGCTCGGGCGGCCCGACGGCACCGGAGCCCGAGACCGTCTCGCAGCACGCCGACGTCGCCGTCGCGAAGGCCGCCGCGCCCGCGCCCGTCGTCCCGCCGCGCTGGCCGCTCACCGGGCAGTCCGCGGACGCCGTCGTCGAGCGGCCCGCGCTCGCGGTGAAGATCGAGAACCCCAAGGAGGTCCGCCCCCAGACCGGGCTCGACCAGGCCGACGTGGTCTGGGAGCAGGTCGTCGAGGGTGGCATCACGCGGTTCGTCGCGGTGTACCACTCGCAGGTGCCGGAGGAGATCGGCCCGATCCGCTCGGTGCGCCCGATGGACCCCGCGATCGCGGCACCGCTGCGCGGCATCGTCGCGTTCTCCGGCGGGCAGCAGGCGTTCGTGCGCGAGCTCGGCGCGGCGGGCCTGCAGCTCATGAGCCAGGACGGCGGCGCGGCCGGGTTCTACCGCAAGAAGGGCGTCGCACCGGCGCCGCACAACGTCTACGCGACGCCGCAGACGTTCTGGGACGCGGCCGACGCGGACCACGCGGCCTCGCCGCCCGCGCAGTTCACGTTCGCGCGGACCGCCGAGCGGGCCAGCGCGGTCCTCGCGGGGACGCCGGCGAACGAGCTCGAGGTCCGCATGTCCGGCTACTCGCGCCCGCGCTGGACGTTCGACACCGCGTCCGGGACGTGGCTGCGCTCCGAGGGGGACACCCCGGCGACCGCACGCTCGGGCGCGCGGCTCGCGGCGGCGAACGTCGTGGCGCTCGAGGTCCGGCTCGTCGACTCCGGCACGAAGGACCCCGCGGGCAACCCCGTCCCGGAGACCGTGCTCGTCGGCTCGGGCGAGGGCGTCGTCGTGAGCCAGGGACGCTCGCTCGCGGTCACCTGGTCCAAGACGTCGACGGACGCGGTCCTCACGCTGGCCGCCCCCGACGGCTCGCCCGTCGCGCTCGCGCCCGGCGTGACGTGGGTCGAGCTCGTGCCCGAGTCGTCCGGGACCATCACGGTCTCCTGA
- a CDS encoding o-succinylbenzoate synthase has protein sequence MPDASSPVVWSVPMRTRFRGLTSRDGVLVRGDAGWGEFSPFWDYDAQESAAWWRAAREAADEGWPDPVRDAVPVNVTVPAVDPEEAHRLVRASGGCRTAKVKVAEPGQTQAQEEARLEAVRDALGPDGAIRVDANAAWDVETAVTRLAALDRAAGGLEYAEQPVPTVADLAALRRRTSVRIAADESVRRAADPLAVARAHAADVLVLKVQPLGGVRACLRIAHECGLPVVVSSALETSVGLAAGVALAAALPELPFASGLATARLLTADVVADPLLPVDGALPVRRPEPDAALLDRHAADPALTARWTARVAAVRSVLAGHDPRRTA, from the coding sequence ATGCCTGACGCGTCCTCTCCCGTCGTGTGGTCCGTGCCGATGCGGACCCGGTTCCGCGGCCTGACCAGCCGCGACGGCGTGCTCGTGCGGGGCGACGCCGGGTGGGGCGAGTTCAGCCCCTTCTGGGACTACGACGCGCAGGAGTCCGCCGCGTGGTGGCGCGCCGCACGGGAGGCCGCCGACGAGGGGTGGCCGGACCCCGTGCGGGACGCCGTGCCCGTCAACGTCACGGTGCCCGCCGTCGACCCCGAGGAGGCGCACCGCCTGGTGCGCGCGTCGGGCGGCTGCCGGACCGCCAAGGTCAAGGTCGCCGAGCCCGGGCAGACGCAGGCGCAGGAGGAGGCACGGCTCGAGGCCGTGCGGGACGCGCTGGGCCCGGACGGCGCGATCCGCGTCGACGCCAACGCCGCGTGGGACGTCGAGACCGCGGTGACCCGGCTCGCGGCGCTCGACCGCGCGGCCGGCGGGCTGGAGTACGCCGAGCAGCCGGTCCCGACGGTCGCGGACCTCGCCGCGCTGCGTCGCCGCACGTCCGTGCGCATCGCCGCCGACGAGTCCGTGCGGCGCGCGGCCGACCCGCTCGCCGTCGCGCGCGCGCACGCCGCGGACGTGCTCGTGCTCAAGGTGCAGCCGCTCGGCGGCGTGCGGGCGTGCCTGCGGATCGCGCACGAGTGCGGGCTGCCCGTCGTCGTGTCGTCGGCGCTCGAGACGTCGGTCGGTCTCGCCGCGGGCGTCGCGCTCGCGGCCGCCCTGCCCGAGCTCCCGTTCGCGTCCGGCCTCGCCACGGCCCGCCTCCTGACGGCCGACGTGGTCGCCGACCCGCTGCTGCCCGTCGACGGTGCCCTCCCGGTGCGCCGCCCGGAGCCCGACGCCGCGCTGCTCGACCGGCACGCGGCCGACCCGGCGCTCACGGCCCGCTGGACCGCGCGCGTCGCCGCGGTCCGGTCGGTCCTCGCCGGGCACGACCCGCGGCGGACGGCATGA
- a CDS encoding DMT family transporter, with translation MAWIVLVVSGMLEAGWALALKQSHGFTRLWPSIWFVVFAVASFAGLSFALRSLPVGVAYGVWVGVGAATTAVAAAVLLHERLSVLAVTSLVLIVAGVVGLQLSTSAHA, from the coding sequence ATGGCATGGATCGTCCTCGTCGTCTCCGGCATGCTCGAGGCGGGCTGGGCTCTTGCGCTCAAGCAGTCGCACGGCTTCACCCGGCTCTGGCCGAGCATCTGGTTCGTCGTGTTCGCCGTCGCGTCGTTCGCCGGGCTCAGCTTCGCGCTGCGCTCGTTGCCCGTCGGCGTCGCCTACGGCGTCTGGGTCGGCGTCGGCGCCGCCACCACCGCGGTCGCCGCCGCCGTCCTGCTGCACGAGCGCCTGTCGGTGCTCGCCGTGACGTCGCTCGTCCTCATCGTCGCCGGCGTCGTCGGGCTGCAGCTGTCGACCTCGGCGCACGCATGA
- a CDS encoding isochorismate synthase, with amino-acid sequence MTTQTAAPADAVPQPLVVRTVPLDDLGRPGPSGAPDAADLLDLLPSTAPLAWVRRGDGLVAWGETLRVEVRGADRFARAEEAWRAVLAHAVVRDEVRLPGTGAVAFASFAFDEDSPAGGVVVVPRVVVGRRGDRVWLTTITAGRIGAAPALADVVGPRVPPVAPGDVAYRDGAVAADDWRDVVAAGVAAIRAGEVDKVVLARDVHARTQHPVDVRWALHRLTQRYPSCWTFSVDGLIGATPELLVRSEKGLVTSRVLAGTIRRTGDDAADMARAAILAHSSKDLEEHEYAVSSVAHALEPFCSSTNVPDVPFVLHLPNVLHLASDVTGVLTAPAGDAAHPSSLALAAALHPTAAVCGTPTSAARALIARVEGMDRGRYAGPVGWMGADGDGEWGIALRSAQVDAADPRSVRLFAGCGIVAASDPAAELAESEAKLVPMRDALGHDPA; translated from the coding sequence ATGACCACGCAGACCGCCGCGCCCGCGGACGCGGTCCCCCAGCCGCTCGTGGTGCGGACCGTCCCGCTGGACGACCTCGGTCGCCCCGGCCCGTCGGGCGCCCCGGACGCCGCCGACCTGCTCGACCTCCTGCCGTCGACCGCGCCGCTCGCGTGGGTCCGCCGGGGCGACGGGCTCGTGGCGTGGGGCGAGACGCTGCGCGTCGAGGTGCGCGGCGCCGACCGGTTCGCGCGCGCCGAGGAGGCCTGGCGCGCGGTCCTCGCGCACGCCGTCGTCCGCGACGAGGTACGCCTGCCCGGCACCGGAGCGGTCGCGTTCGCGTCCTTCGCGTTCGACGAGGACTCCCCCGCGGGCGGCGTCGTCGTCGTGCCGCGCGTCGTCGTGGGCCGCAGGGGCGACCGGGTGTGGCTCACGACCATCACGGCGGGCCGGATCGGCGCCGCCCCGGCGCTCGCCGACGTCGTCGGGCCGCGCGTTCCCCCCGTGGCCCCGGGCGACGTCGCGTACCGCGACGGGGCCGTCGCCGCCGACGACTGGCGGGACGTCGTCGCCGCGGGCGTCGCCGCGATCCGGGCCGGCGAGGTCGACAAGGTCGTGCTCGCGCGCGACGTGCACGCCCGCACGCAGCACCCCGTCGACGTGCGGTGGGCGCTGCACCGGCTCACGCAACGGTACCCGTCGTGCTGGACGTTCAGCGTCGACGGGCTCATCGGTGCCACGCCCGAGCTGCTCGTGCGCTCCGAGAAGGGCCTCGTCACGTCGCGCGTGCTCGCCGGCACCATCCGCCGCACGGGCGACGACGCCGCCGACATGGCCCGGGCCGCGATCCTCGCCCACTCCTCGAAGGACCTCGAGGAGCACGAGTACGCCGTCTCGTCCGTCGCGCACGCGCTCGAGCCGTTCTGCTCCTCGACGAACGTCCCCGACGTGCCGTTCGTGCTGCACCTGCCGAACGTCCTGCACCTCGCGTCCGACGTCACCGGCGTCCTGACCGCCCCCGCGGGCGACGCGGCGCACCCGTCGTCGCTCGCCCTCGCCGCCGCGCTCCACCCTACGGCCGCCGTGTGCGGCACGCCGACCTCCGCGGCCCGCGCCCTCATCGCGCGCGTCGAGGGCATGGACCGCGGCCGCTACGCGGGGCCCGTCGGGTGGATGGGCGCCGACGGCGACGGCGAGTGGGGCATCGCGTTGCGCTCGGCGCAGGTCGACGCCGCCGACCCGCGGTCGGTGCGCCTGTTCGCCGGGTGCGGCATCGTGGCCGCGTCGGACCCGGCCGCCGAGCTCGCGGAGTCCGAGGCGAAGCTCGTCCCGATGCGCGACGCGCTCGGCCACGACCCGGCCTGA
- a CDS encoding 1,4-dihydroxy-2-naphthoyl-CoA synthase has translation MSDLSPVEPPLPARVSDTFDPTRWRTVPGFDDLTDLTYHRGYARPDAQQRAAGATGRDLPVVRVAFDRPEVRNAFRPHTVDELYRVLDHARTTSDVGTVLLTGNGPSPRDGGWAFCSGGDQRIRGRDGYRYADGDSAADVDPARAGRLHILEVQRLIRTMPKVVVALVGGWAAGGGHSLHVVADLTIASREHARFMQTDANVGSFDGGYGSALLARQVGQKRAREIFFLAREYSADQAYAWGAVNDVVPHDELEDAGLEYARIVATKSPQAIRMLKFAFNLADDGLAGQQVFAGEATRLAYMTDEAVEGRDAFLQRREPDWSGFPYAY, from the coding sequence GTGAGCGACCTCTCCCCCGTCGAGCCGCCCCTGCCCGCACGCGTGTCCGACACGTTCGACCCCACCCGGTGGCGCACCGTGCCCGGCTTCGACGACCTCACCGACCTCACGTACCACCGCGGCTACGCCCGGCCCGACGCGCAGCAGCGCGCCGCCGGCGCGACCGGACGCGACCTGCCCGTCGTGCGCGTCGCGTTCGACCGGCCCGAGGTGCGCAACGCCTTCCGCCCGCACACCGTCGACGAGCTCTACCGCGTGCTCGACCACGCCCGCACCACGTCCGACGTCGGCACGGTGCTGCTCACCGGCAACGGCCCGAGCCCGCGCGACGGCGGCTGGGCGTTCTGCTCGGGCGGCGACCAGCGGATCCGCGGCCGTGACGGCTACCGGTACGCGGACGGCGACAGCGCCGCCGACGTCGACCCCGCCCGCGCCGGGCGGCTGCACATCCTCGAGGTGCAGCGGCTCATCCGCACCATGCCGAAGGTCGTCGTCGCGCTCGTCGGCGGCTGGGCCGCGGGCGGCGGGCACTCGCTGCACGTCGTCGCGGACCTGACGATCGCGAGCCGCGAGCACGCGCGCTTCATGCAGACCGACGCCAACGTCGGCTCGTTCGACGGCGGCTACGGCTCCGCGTTGCTCGCCCGGCAGGTCGGGCAGAAGCGCGCGCGCGAGATCTTCTTCCTCGCCCGCGAGTACTCCGCCGACCAGGCCTACGCGTGGGGCGCCGTCAACGACGTCGTGCCGCACGACGAGCTCGAGGACGCGGGACTGGAGTACGCGCGGATCGTCGCGACCAAGTCGCCGCAGGCGATCCGCATGCTCAAGTTCGCCTTCAACCTGGCGGACGACGGCCTCGCCGGTCAGCAGGTCTTCGCGGGTGAGGCCACCCGACTCGCCTACATGACCGACGAGGCCGTCGAGGGGCGCGACGCCTTCCTCCAAAGGCGCGAGCCCGACTGGTCCGGCTTCCCCTACGCCTACTGA
- the menD gene encoding 2-succinyl-5-enolpyruvyl-6-hydroxy-3-cyclohexene-1-carboxylic-acid synthase encodes MMAPVTTPDPSPATAAARVLVQALATLGVRDVVLAPGSRSAPLAYALADAARPDGERPEHAPAVRLHVRVDERSAGFLAVGLARAAAHDDGGSRPVAVVTTSGTAVANLHPAVLEAHHAGLPLLLLTADRPHELRGTGANQTTVQPGIFGAAVRLAADVPAPVGLPDEARDLRHLAARAVAAATGARTGDPGPVHLDLAYREPLVPGAAGWPEPSAAGLGHVRARSGSAPWSAPGVGAPGTTGALPAVVERSSVAASTGRSRRGAVPTVVVAGDSAGPLARRVAEACGWPLLAEPSSGARGGPNAVAAYRLLLADPRLGGAVRRVVVLGRPTLSRPVHRLLSRPDVEVVVVAPQGGAWPDAARNAAEVLTEVPARMLRGRLTAPAGWLEAWQTAGKAADAAVDALLDGPGEGDPRRSRSGTRVTGPALARAVAGVLRPSDVLVVGSSNPVRDLDLVARWDTPPLVLANRGLAGIDGTVSTAAGVALGMPGRRVRALLGDLTFLHDVGGLLRGPLEPAADLQLVVANDDGGSIFATLEPGEPERADVFERVFGTPHGVDVAALCAGYGVRHTRVGDADGLLPALAAPGPGLSVVEVRVDRGGRRALGERVAAEVAHAVDVALR; translated from the coding sequence ATGATGGCGCCCGTGACGACCCCCGACCCGAGCCCCGCGACCGCCGCCGCCCGGGTGCTCGTGCAGGCGCTCGCGACGCTCGGCGTGCGCGACGTCGTCCTCGCACCGGGCTCGCGCAGCGCCCCGCTCGCCTACGCGCTCGCGGACGCGGCGCGCCCCGACGGCGAGCGCCCGGAGCATGCGCCGGCGGTCCGGCTGCACGTGCGGGTCGACGAGCGGTCCGCCGGCTTCCTCGCGGTGGGCCTTGCGCGCGCCGCGGCGCACGACGACGGCGGGTCGCGCCCTGTCGCGGTCGTCACGACGTCGGGCACGGCCGTGGCGAACCTGCACCCCGCGGTGCTCGAGGCGCACCACGCGGGCCTGCCCCTGCTGCTGCTCACCGCCGACCGCCCGCACGAGCTGCGCGGCACCGGCGCGAACCAGACGACCGTGCAGCCCGGCATCTTCGGGGCTGCGGTCCGCCTCGCCGCGGACGTCCCCGCACCCGTGGGGCTGCCGGACGAGGCCCGCGACCTGCGCCACCTGGCCGCGCGGGCGGTCGCCGCGGCGACGGGGGCGCGCACCGGCGACCCCGGGCCCGTGCACCTCGACCTGGCCTACCGCGAGCCGCTCGTGCCGGGCGCGGCGGGCTGGCCGGAGCCGTCCGCGGCGGGGCTCGGGCACGTCCGGGCACGCAGCGGCTCGGCGCCGTGGAGCGCACCGGGGGTGGGCGCGCCCGGCACCACGGGGGCGCTGCCGGCCGTGGTGGAGCGGTCGTCCGTGGCCGCGTCGACGGGCCGGTCCCGGCGGGGCGCCGTGCCGACGGTGGTCGTCGCGGGCGACAGCGCCGGGCCGCTCGCGCGGCGCGTGGCGGAGGCGTGCGGCTGGCCGCTGCTCGCGGAGCCGTCGTCGGGCGCGCGGGGCGGGCCGAACGCGGTCGCCGCGTACCGGCTGCTGCTCGCCGACCCGCGCCTGGGCGGCGCGGTCCGCCGGGTCGTGGTGCTGGGCCGCCCCACGCTGTCGCGTCCGGTGCACCGTCTGCTCTCGCGGCCGGACGTCGAGGTCGTCGTCGTCGCCCCGCAGGGCGGCGCGTGGCCCGACGCGGCCCGCAACGCCGCCGAGGTGCTCACCGAGGTCCCCGCGCGGATGCTGCGGGGGCGTCTCACGGCACCGGCCGGCTGGCTCGAGGCCTGGCAGACCGCGGGCAAGGCGGCCGACGCCGCCGTCGACGCGCTGCTCGACGGACCCGGGGAGGGCGATCCGCGCCGGTCGCGCAGCGGCACCCGCGTGACCGGGCCCGCTCTGGCGCGTGCCGTCGCCGGTGTGCTGCGGCCGAGCGACGTGCTCGTCGTGGGCTCGTCCAACCCGGTCCGCGACCTCGACCTCGTCGCGCGGTGGGACACCCCGCCGCTCGTCCTGGCGAACCGTGGGCTCGCGGGCATCGACGGCACGGTGTCGACCGCGGCGGGCGTCGCGCTGGGCATGCCGGGCCGTCGCGTGCGCGCGCTGCTCGGCGACCTCACGTTCCTGCACGACGTCGGCGGGCTGCTGCGCGGGCCGCTCGAGCCCGCTGCGGACCTGCAGCTCGTGGTCGCGAACGACGACGGGGGCTCGATCTTCGCGACCCTCGAGCCCGGCGAGCCCGAGCGGGCGGACGTGTTCGAGCGCGTGTTCGGGACCCCGCACGGGGTCGACGTCGCGGCGCTGTGCGCGGGCTACGGCGTGCGGCACACGCGCGTCGGCGACGCCGACGGGCTGCTGCCCGCGCTCGCCGCGCCGGGTCCGGGCCTCAGCGTGGTGGAGGTGCGCGTCGACCGCGGTGGTCGCCGCGCTCTCGGTGAGCGGGTCGCCGCGGAGGTCGCGCACGCGGTCGACGTCGCCCTGCGCTGA